A window of the Williamsia phyllosphaerae genome harbors these coding sequences:
- a CDS encoding RNA polymerase-binding protein RbpA, with translation MADRVLRGSRLGAVSYETDRDHDLAPRRIVQYRTDNGELFDVPFADDAEIPSKWPCKNGMEGTILEGAEPDEKKVKPPRTHWDMLLERRSESELEDLLTERLDLLKQKRRGVST, from the coding sequence ATGGCAGATCGTGTACTACGAGGAAGCCGTCTCGGCGCCGTCAGCTACGAGACCGATCGTGACCACGACCTCGCCCCGCGGCGGATCGTGCAGTACCGGACCGACAACGGCGAGCTCTTCGACGTCCCCTTCGCCGACGACGCGGAGATCCCGTCGAAGTGGCCGTGCAAGAACGGCATGGAGGGCACCATCCTCGAGGGCGCCGAGCCCGACGAGAAGAAGGTCAAGCCCCCGCGCACCCACTGGGACATGCTGCTGGAGCGTCGCAGCGAGTCCGAGCTGGAGGACCTGCTGACCGAGCGGCTCGACCTGCTCAAGCAGAAGCGTCGCGGCGTCAGCACCTAG
- a CDS encoding adenylate/guanylate cyclase domain-containing protein: MADPDDIRHPRGRAFLDGVNRVRAWAARVNRTDSVVEAARSARKVAPGDLPILEVSSNPTRNSDRIARLIGEAGSAQPTALRELGLTAVQLWQALVARRPAVSEPSEYVTILFTDLVGFSTWALRAGDDKVLTLLRQVNAATTDVVTRRNGRVVKSLGDGVMAVFVDGADAIEAAHEAGLAVSAITIDGYRPALRAGLHTGKPRRDGDDYLGVDVNIAARVADAASGGEVLATSSTLDVTDADKYIKRRRRFRAKGAPKDLIVYAVVPKYDSGP, translated from the coding sequence ATGGCTGATCCCGACGACATCCGACACCCCCGCGGACGCGCGTTCCTCGACGGAGTGAACCGCGTGCGAGCGTGGGCCGCCCGGGTGAACCGGACGGACTCGGTGGTCGAGGCGGCCCGGTCGGCTCGCAAGGTGGCACCGGGGGATCTGCCGATCCTGGAGGTGTCGAGCAATCCGACCCGCAACAGCGATCGCATCGCCCGACTCATCGGCGAGGCGGGATCGGCGCAACCCACCGCCCTGCGTGAACTCGGCCTGACCGCGGTACAGCTGTGGCAGGCACTGGTCGCGCGCAGACCGGCGGTGTCGGAACCCAGCGAGTACGTGACGATCCTGTTCACCGATCTGGTCGGTTTCTCGACGTGGGCGCTGCGGGCCGGTGACGACAAGGTGCTCACGCTGTTGCGTCAGGTCAACGCCGCGACCACCGACGTCGTCACGCGCCGCAACGGTCGCGTGGTGAAGTCGCTGGGGGACGGTGTGATGGCGGTGTTCGTCGACGGCGCCGACGCCATCGAAGCGGCACACGAGGCCGGACTCGCGGTCAGCGCGATCACCATCGACGGCTACCGTCCCGCACTCCGTGCGGGACTGCACACGGGCAAGCCCCGCCGCGACGGTGACGACTATCTCGGCGTGGACGTGAACATCGCCGCGCGGGTGGCCGATGCGGCCTCCGGTGGGGAGGTCCTGGCGACGAGTTCCACTCTCGACGTCACCGACGCCGACAAGTACATCAAGCGGCGCAGGCGATTCCGGGCCAAGGGCGCCCCGAAGGACCTGATCGTCTATGCCGTTGTCCCCAAATATGATTCGGGACCGTGA
- a CDS encoding phosphoribosyltransferase family protein, protein MTASHVDGVAGWTIDALIEPGLRRNPKRAHLWVSRVLGKHIPVAPSTIIRAGSDLADLVELPDAQSVVVFGFAETATGLGHIVARRLGAAVYLHSTRRPGAPGATWARFSEGHSHATDHLIQPSSPELVSSGDTLVLVDDEISTGATALDAIRSLHQLAPRRRYVVAALVDMRSDADVAGCDAAAAAADVTVEFVSLARGVATVPTDLATRVAALPDPQPSGAHPRDTVDDGEVVRIDVAWPHHVPDGGRHGFLSTDEPAFTALVDAAANALAPHLDPGRPVVVIGHEELMYLPMRIAAALESPGRVVLSQTTTRSPAHVRDEDGYPLRHGFVFTAPEVRTSPDAPLRYLYNAAEADPRTQRVLIVDAAADTDALVADDSVVAALTGSGRDLVLLVVGDTRFGTLAVARGVRQ, encoded by the coding sequence TTGACGGCCTCCCATGTCGACGGCGTCGCCGGGTGGACGATCGACGCGCTGATCGAACCGGGTCTGCGACGCAACCCCAAGCGCGCACACCTCTGGGTGTCGCGAGTGCTCGGCAAACACATCCCGGTGGCGCCGTCGACCATTATCCGCGCCGGCTCCGACCTCGCCGACCTGGTGGAACTGCCCGACGCGCAATCGGTGGTCGTGTTCGGGTTCGCCGAGACAGCAACGGGTCTGGGTCACATCGTGGCCCGACGCCTCGGCGCGGCGGTCTACCTGCACTCCACCCGACGCCCCGGCGCTCCCGGCGCCACGTGGGCGCGGTTCTCCGAAGGACATTCACACGCCACCGACCATCTCATCCAGCCGTCGTCACCGGAACTGGTGAGCAGCGGGGACACACTGGTGCTCGTCGACGACGAGATCTCCACCGGGGCCACCGCACTCGACGCGATCCGATCGCTGCACCAGCTCGCACCCCGGCGTCGCTACGTCGTGGCGGCCCTCGTCGACATGCGATCCGACGCCGACGTCGCGGGCTGCGACGCCGCCGCGGCTGCCGCCGATGTCACCGTCGAGTTCGTCAGTCTGGCGCGCGGGGTCGCGACCGTGCCCACCGACCTCGCCACCCGCGTCGCGGCTCTTCCCGACCCGCAACCCTCCGGTGCGCATCCGCGCGACACCGTCGACGACGGTGAGGTCGTCCGCATCGACGTCGCGTGGCCGCACCATGTCCCCGACGGCGGCCGACACGGATTCCTCTCCACCGACGAGCCGGCGTTCACCGCGCTCGTCGACGCCGCGGCGAACGCGCTCGCGCCCCACCTCGACCCGGGACGCCCGGTGGTCGTGATCGGGCACGAGGAACTGATGTACCTGCCGATGCGGATCGCGGCTGCGTTGGAGAGCCCCGGTCGAGTCGTGCTGTCGCAGACGACCACCCGCTCCCCGGCCCACGTGCGCGACGAGGACGGCTATCCGCTCCGGCACGGATTCGTCTTCACCGCGCCGGAGGTGCGCACGTCGCCGGATGCCCCGCTGCGGTATCTCTACAACGCGGCCGAGGCCGACCCCCGTACGCAGCGCGTGCTCATCGTCGACGCAGCCGCCGACACCGACGCCCTCGTCGCCGACGACTCGGTCGTCGCCGCGCTGACCGGGTCCGGGCGCGATCTGGTGCTGCTGGTCGTCGGGGACACCCGGTTCGGAACCCTGGCCGTCGCCCGGGGTGTCCGCCAATGA
- a CDS encoding TerD family protein codes for MATTLTKGQNGPLAGTDVEISVDLAAAGDLSALLVTDSGKVRTDADFVFFNQPSGPGVTLTTGAGIGTLALSLGAVPADIAQIRAIITLENGTFGPIAAPVAHVRVGGQNAYDYPIDGLSSESIVIAIEVYRRGTDWKVRAVGQGYAGGFAALVTDHGVSVDDAPAPTPTPAATPTPPQTPPAAAPSYQRPAPQAPPAPTPAPSASSWPTASTGEVSLSKDRPVSLTKGQQVSLKKDGGVALTRITMGLGWDPVVTKKRGLFGGGGGSNIDLDASAMMFAGKQLADLAYYGQLKSKDGSIHHEGDNLTGEGDGDDEVINVDLTRIPPNITQVLFIVTSYQGQTFEQVDNAFCRLIDQTNRAELARYTLAGGMPFTGIVMAKVFREGSGWKLQAMGEGMNARHPGEAAKQVDRFL; via the coding sequence ATGGCGACGACGCTGACCAAGGGACAGAACGGCCCCCTCGCAGGAACCGACGTGGAGATCTCGGTGGACCTGGCTGCGGCGGGTGATCTGTCCGCACTCCTCGTCACCGATTCCGGGAAGGTCCGCACCGACGCCGATTTCGTCTTCTTCAACCAGCCGTCCGGTCCCGGCGTCACTCTGACGACCGGTGCCGGCATCGGCACCCTGGCGCTGAGCCTGGGAGCGGTCCCGGCCGACATCGCCCAGATCCGCGCGATCATCACCCTGGAGAACGGCACATTCGGTCCGATCGCCGCACCCGTGGCCCACGTGCGCGTGGGTGGACAGAACGCCTACGACTACCCGATCGACGGGCTGTCCTCGGAGTCCATCGTGATCGCGATCGAGGTCTACCGGCGCGGGACCGACTGGAAGGTCCGCGCGGTCGGGCAGGGCTACGCCGGTGGTTTCGCCGCCCTGGTCACCGATCACGGTGTGTCGGTCGACGACGCGCCTGCCCCGACTCCCACGCCTGCCGCGACTCCCACACCCCCGCAGACTCCCCCGGCCGCGGCTCCGTCGTACCAACGGCCCGCACCGCAGGCGCCGCCCGCACCCACCCCGGCACCGAGCGCATCGTCGTGGCCGACGGCCTCGACCGGCGAGGTCAGCCTGAGCAAGGACCGCCCGGTCAGCCTCACCAAGGGTCAGCAGGTGTCGTTGAAGAAGGACGGTGGTGTCGCTCTGACCCGCATCACCATGGGGCTGGGCTGGGACCCGGTCGTGACCAAGAAGCGCGGACTGTTCGGCGGCGGCGGTGGATCGAACATCGACCTCGACGCCTCGGCCATGATGTTCGCAGGCAAGCAGCTCGCCGACCTCGCCTACTACGGTCAGCTCAAGAGCAAAGACGGCTCCATCCACCACGAGGGCGACAACCTGACCGGTGAGGGCGACGGCGACGACGAGGTCATCAACGTCGACCTGACCCGCATCCCGCCGAACATCACCCAGGTGCTGTTCATCGTCACCTCGTATCAGGGTCAGACGTTCGAGCAGGTGGACAACGCCTTCTGTCGGCTCATCGACCAGACCAACCGCGCCGAGCTCGCGCGCTACACACTCGCGGGCGGCATGCCGTTCACCGGGATCGTGATGGCCAAGGTGTTCCGCGAAGGGTCCGGCTGGAAGCTGCAGGCGATGGGCGAGGGCATGAACGCCCGCCATCCCGGCGAGGCCGCCAAGCAGGTCGACCGCTTCCTGTAA
- a CDS encoding HAD family hydrolase, translated as MTALVATDLDRTLIYSTAAAELGVEADDYACAATLRCVEIYQGRPQSFMSHRAVDLLDELDHVATVVPVTTRSVEQFRRVELPFTPDPSRPRFAVAANGGEILVDGVPDPAWRAEVERRLAAACASVSDVHDHLAADADPAWLRSLRIADGLFCYAVVELDTLPPDLVDRWREWARPRGWNVSRQGRKIYVMPDPVTKSAAVAAVREHYVPHPTDRLFAAGDGVLDRPLLMSADRAIRPRHGELQELSWHHPTLSVTSASGIAAAEEILDCLLIWSRETAVVPRP; from the coding sequence ATGACCGCGCTCGTCGCCACCGATCTCGATCGGACCCTCATCTACTCGACCGCCGCGGCCGAACTCGGCGTCGAGGCGGACGACTACGCGTGCGCGGCCACCCTGCGGTGCGTCGAGATCTACCAGGGCCGACCACAGTCGTTCATGTCGCACCGGGCGGTCGACCTGCTCGACGAACTCGACCACGTCGCGACCGTCGTCCCGGTGACCACCCGCAGCGTCGAACAGTTCCGGCGCGTCGAGCTGCCGTTCACCCCGGATCCGTCGCGTCCCCGATTCGCCGTGGCCGCGAACGGCGGCGAGATCCTCGTCGACGGGGTGCCCGACCCCGCGTGGCGAGCCGAGGTCGAGCGGCGGCTGGCCGCGGCGTGTGCCTCCGTGTCGGACGTGCACGACCACCTCGCCGCCGACGCCGACCCCGCCTGGCTGCGGTCGCTACGCATCGCCGACGGTCTGTTCTGCTACGCCGTCGTCGAACTGGACACGCTGCCGCCCGATCTGGTCGACCGATGGCGGGAATGGGCCCGACCGCGCGGATGGAACGTGTCCCGTCAGGGCCGCAAGATCTACGTGATGCCCGACCCGGTGACCAAGTCAGCGGCCGTCGCCGCGGTCCGGGAGCACTACGTCCCGCACCCCACCGACCGTCTGTTCGCCGCGGGTGACGGCGTACTGGACCGACCGCTGCTGATGTCGGCCGACCGGGCGATCCGACCCCGACACGGCGAATTGCAGGAACTCTCGTGGCACCATCCGACGTTGTCCGTTACGAGCGCTTCGGGCATCGCCGCAGCCGAGGAGATCCTGGATTGTCTGCTGATCTGGTCTCGCGAGACCGCGGTGGTCCCACGACCGTGA
- a CDS encoding polyprenol monophosphomannose synthase — protein MAPRRPEAFGRSDGDPSQPVGPAGEGTLVIIPTYDERENLPLIIGRLHAALGSAHVLVVDDGSPDGTGELADELAAADDRIHVMHRAEKSGLGGAYIAGFGWGLERDYAVLVEMDADGSHAPEQLHRLLDGINAGSDLVIGSRYVAGGSLVNWPKRRKYLSQGANTYSRLALGVKIRDITAGYRAYRRAILEKIDLGSIDSHGYCFQIDLAWRSIQAGFIVSEVPITFTERQIGESKMSGDVIGEAFFKVAEWGMRHRLDRLGLRTR, from the coding sequence ATGGCACCGCGGAGACCTGAGGCCTTCGGCAGGTCCGACGGCGATCCGTCGCAGCCGGTGGGACCCGCCGGCGAGGGCACCCTCGTCATCATCCCCACCTACGACGAGCGCGAGAACCTGCCGCTCATCATCGGTCGCCTCCACGCCGCGCTGGGATCGGCGCACGTCCTCGTCGTCGACGACGGCAGCCCCGACGGCACCGGTGAACTCGCCGACGAATTGGCAGCCGCCGACGACCGCATCCACGTCATGCACCGGGCCGAGAAGAGCGGCCTGGGTGGTGCCTACATCGCCGGTTTCGGGTGGGGTCTGGAGCGCGACTACGCCGTCCTGGTCGAGATGGACGCCGACGGATCACACGCCCCCGAGCAGCTCCACCGACTCCTCGACGGGATCAACGCCGGATCCGACCTGGTGATCGGGTCGCGGTACGTGGCAGGCGGATCCCTGGTGAACTGGCCCAAGCGGCGCAAATACCTGTCCCAGGGGGCCAACACCTACTCACGGTTGGCGCTCGGGGTGAAGATCCGCGACATCACCGCCGGCTACCGGGCCTACCGCCGCGCTATCCTCGAGAAGATCGACCTCGGATCGATCGACTCGCACGGTTACTGCTTCCAGATCGATCTCGCCTGGCGGTCGATCCAGGCCGGGTTCATCGTCTCCGAGGTCCCGATCACGTTCACCGAACGCCAGATCGGTGAGTCCAAGATGAGCGGCGACGTGATCGGTGAGGCGTTCTTCAAGGTCGCCGAATGGGGCATGCGCCACCGACTCGACCGGCTCGGGCTCCGCACGCGCTGA
- a CDS encoding TerD family protein, with product MGVSLSKGGNVSLTKEAPNLTAVAVGLGWDIRSTTGTDFDLDASAIGTGTDKKALSDKHFVFFNNLTSPDGSIEHTGDNTTGEGEGDDEVIKVNLAAVPPEVDSIVFPVSIYDADARSQSFGQVRNAFIRVVDQANNAELARYDLTEDASTETAMVFGELYRNGAEWKFRAVGQGYASGLAGIARDFGVNV from the coding sequence ATGGGCGTCAGCTTGAGCAAGGGCGGCAACGTTTCTCTGACGAAGGAGGCCCCGAACCTCACCGCGGTGGCCGTCGGCCTCGGCTGGGACATCCGTTCCACCACCGGGACCGACTTCGACCTCGATGCCAGCGCCATCGGCACCGGCACCGACAAGAAGGCGTTGTCGGACAAGCACTTCGTCTTCTTCAACAACCTGACCTCGCCGGACGGCTCCATCGAACACACCGGTGACAACACCACCGGTGAGGGCGAGGGCGACGACGAGGTCATCAAGGTGAACCTGGCCGCGGTGCCGCCGGAGGTCGACTCGATCGTCTTCCCCGTCTCGATCTACGACGCCGACGCGCGCTCGCAGTCGTTCGGACAGGTCCGCAACGCGTTCATCCGCGTCGTCGACCAGGCCAACAACGCCGAACTCGCCCGCTACGACCTCACCGAGGACGCGTCGACCGAGACCGCCATGGTCTTCGGCGAGCTCTACCGCAACGGCGCGGAGTGGAAGTTCCGCGCAGTGGGCCAGGGCTACGCGTCCGGCCTCGCCGGGATCGCACGGGACTTCGGCGTCAACGTCTGA
- a CDS encoding HpcH/HpaI aldolase/citrate lyase family protein: protein MTPTATTGRTVTHFPMLDERELGRLFYRRPQPIPVDAERELLATALGATLYIPAIRDGLVSLIERAAAAGSVSIVIDLEDAVPDDAVAAGLHAVVAALDTLASRGGPLLFVRVRSADQIDALIAEMTTGADILAGFAIPKFGSSCGRDYLTRINRASGVIGRRLYAMPIIETPDVLALETRDGELTSIAALLAEFRDTVLAVRIGATDLCGAFGIRRDPDLTIYDVHPVASVIAAVVNILGRRDGTGFVITGPVWEYYNAHERMFRPLLRNTPFKEIDAVRFRTHLVSRDLDGLLRELVLDRANGLQGKTVIHPTHVNVVHSMCTVSHEEYVDALAVLGVDDEHTGPEATGDVGGVLPSEYRNKMNERRPHRAWAERTLTRATVFGVTRPDVAVIELLTTVVDR from the coding sequence ATGACTCCCACCGCGACCACGGGTCGGACGGTGACACATTTCCCGATGCTCGACGAGCGCGAGCTCGGTCGTCTGTTCTATCGGCGACCCCAGCCGATCCCGGTCGACGCCGAGCGTGAACTCCTCGCCACCGCGCTGGGCGCCACGCTCTACATCCCGGCGATCCGCGACGGGTTGGTGTCGCTGATCGAACGCGCCGCCGCGGCGGGGTCGGTGTCGATCGTCATCGATCTCGAGGACGCCGTTCCCGACGACGCGGTCGCCGCGGGGTTGCACGCGGTCGTGGCGGCGCTCGACACGCTCGCCTCCCGCGGCGGTCCCCTGCTGTTCGTCCGCGTCCGCTCCGCCGACCAGATCGACGCGCTGATCGCCGAGATGACCACGGGGGCCGACATCCTCGCCGGCTTCGCGATCCCCAAGTTCGGCTCGTCCTGTGGACGCGACTACCTGACCCGGATCAACCGGGCCTCCGGTGTCATCGGACGTCGGCTCTACGCGATGCCGATCATCGAGACGCCCGACGTGCTGGCCCTCGAGACGCGCGACGGCGAGCTGACGTCCATCGCGGCCCTGCTCGCCGAGTTCCGCGACACCGTCCTGGCCGTGCGTATCGGTGCGACCGACCTGTGCGGCGCGTTCGGTATCCGACGTGATCCCGACCTGACGATCTACGACGTCCACCCGGTCGCCTCGGTGATCGCGGCGGTGGTGAACATCCTGGGGCGTCGCGACGGAACCGGTTTCGTGATCACCGGGCCGGTGTGGGAGTACTACAACGCGCACGAGCGGATGTTCCGACCGCTGTTGCGCAACACGCCGTTCAAGGAGATCGACGCCGTCCGGTTCCGCACGCACCTCGTCAGCCGTGACCTCGACGGTCTGCTGCGAGAGTTGGTGCTCGACCGCGCGAACGGATTGCAGGGCAAGACCGTCATCCACCCGACGCACGTCAACGTGGTCCACTCGATGTGCACGGTCTCGCACGAGGAGTACGTCGACGCGCTCGCGGTACTCGGGGTCGACGACGAACACACCGGGCCGGAGGCGACCGGGGACGTCGGCGGCGTGCTCCCGTCGGAGTACCGCAACAAGATGAACGAGCGTCGCCCGCATCGCGCCTGGGCCGAGCGCACACTGACGCGCGCCACCGTGTTCGGGGTCACCCGTCCCGACGTCGCGGTGATCGAACTGCTGACCACGGTGGTCGATCGGTGA
- a CDS encoding cysteine protease StiP family protein: protein MNAPTPLYGPDFGSYSPDEVAWLLTDLSDVDLEADIEIRERAIQAGTAHYAESLPIEFQPDERYRALFDTVLAETAGTLAAAVAAVTELVIAERGENVVLASLARAGTPVGILMRRWARYRHGIELPHYAVSIVRDRGIDRTAMDHLAAHHDPASVVFVDGWTGKGAIARELTAALDETAAAGGPRFNPDLAVLADPGHCVRTYGTRDDFLIASACLNSTVSGLVSRTVLNADLIGPNDFHGAKFYRELSGADVSNRLLDTVSAAFGDVAGGVDDTVADLVATDRTPTWSGWRSVEDIRARYGITTANFVKPGVGETTRVLLRRVPWRILVRDPDAPELHHIHALAESRGVPVEVVDDLAYSCMGLIRELE, encoded by the coding sequence ATGAACGCGCCCACGCCGCTCTACGGGCCCGATTTCGGCAGCTACTCCCCCGACGAGGTCGCCTGGCTGCTCACCGACCTGTCCGACGTCGACCTCGAGGCCGACATCGAGATCCGCGAACGCGCGATCCAGGCCGGTACGGCGCACTACGCCGAGTCGCTGCCCATCGAGTTCCAGCCCGACGAGCGCTACCGGGCGCTGTTCGACACCGTGCTCGCCGAGACCGCCGGCACGTTGGCCGCAGCCGTCGCGGCCGTCACCGAACTGGTGATCGCCGAACGTGGCGAGAACGTGGTGTTGGCGTCACTGGCACGGGCGGGCACCCCGGTCGGCATCCTCATGCGTCGGTGGGCGCGATACCGGCACGGAATCGAACTCCCCCACTACGCGGTGTCGATCGTCCGCGATCGCGGCATCGACCGGACCGCGATGGACCACCTCGCCGCACACCACGACCCGGCGTCGGTGGTCTTCGTCGACGGCTGGACCGGCAAGGGTGCGATTGCCAGGGAACTGACCGCGGCATTGGACGAGACCGCGGCCGCCGGGGGACCACGATTCAACCCCGACCTCGCCGTCCTGGCCGATCCCGGGCACTGCGTCCGCACCTACGGCACCCGTGACGATTTCCTCATCGCCTCGGCCTGCCTGAACTCCACGGTGTCGGGTCTGGTGTCACGGACGGTCCTGAACGCAGATCTGATCGGCCCGAACGATTTTCACGGTGCGAAGTTCTACCGCGAACTGTCCGGCGCCGACGTCTCCAACCGCCTGCTCGACACGGTGTCCGCGGCCTTCGGCGACGTCGCGGGCGGTGTCGACGACACCGTTGCCGACCTCGTCGCCACCGATCGGACACCGACCTGGAGTGGGTGGCGATCGGTGGAGGACATCCGCGCTCGGTACGGCATCACCACGGCCAACTTCGTCAAGCCCGGCGTCGGTGAGACCACGCGCGTGCTGCTGCGCCGGGTCCCGTGGCGGATCCTGGTGCGGGACCCCGATGCCCCCGAACTGCACCACATCCACGCCCTCGCCGAGAGTCGGGGCGTGCCGGTGGAGGTCGTCGACGATCTGGCGTACTCGTGCATGGGGCTCATCAGGGAACTCGAGTGA
- a CDS encoding DUF475 domain-containing protein, which translates to MVVRTFGISVLVTIASLVVAFIYGSWEAVALCAILGVLEVSLSFDNAVINATVLEKMSEFWQKMFLTVGIIIAVFGMRLLFPLVVVWVTAGLNPVQAFDLALNPPAEGSGQESYEQILTDAHPQIAAFGGMFLFMLFLNFILAERETKWLSWFEKPLATIGKLDQLAVIIAGLSLTLVAEFLADDQHRATIMIAGVLGMITYIAVDGLGSLFHTEQLEEDHERDVASRAAGGPSTLVKATGKAAFFLFLYLEVLDASFSFDGVIGAFAITADPIIIALGLGFIGAMFVRSITVYLVRQGTLSDYRYLEHGAHWAIGALSVILFISIEYHINEIITGLVGVAFIGAAFLSSVVANRREERSDGDSTPKSGGGESPSEMATATD; encoded by the coding sequence GTGGTTGTTCGGACCTTCGGGATCTCGGTCCTGGTCACCATCGCCTCGCTGGTCGTCGCGTTCATCTACGGCAGCTGGGAAGCGGTCGCACTGTGCGCCATCCTCGGCGTGCTCGAGGTGTCCCTGTCCTTCGACAACGCCGTCATCAACGCCACCGTGCTCGAGAAGATGAGCGAGTTCTGGCAGAAGATGTTCCTGACGGTCGGCATCATCATCGCCGTCTTCGGCATGCGCCTGCTGTTCCCGCTGGTCGTCGTCTGGGTCACCGCGGGCCTCAACCCGGTCCAGGCGTTCGACCTGGCGCTCAACCCGCCCGCCGAGGGATCCGGGCAGGAGTCCTACGAGCAGATCCTCACCGACGCCCATCCGCAGATCGCGGCGTTCGGCGGCATGTTCCTGTTCATGCTGTTCCTGAACTTCATCCTCGCCGAGCGCGAGACCAAGTGGCTGTCGTGGTTCGAGAAGCCCCTGGCCACCATCGGCAAGCTCGACCAGCTGGCGGTCATCATCGCCGGGCTCAGCCTCACCCTCGTCGCGGAGTTCCTCGCCGACGACCAGCATCGCGCGACCATCATGATCGCCGGCGTGCTCGGCATGATCACCTACATCGCGGTCGACGGACTCGGGTCGCTGTTCCACACCGAGCAGCTCGAGGAGGACCACGAGCGCGATGTCGCCTCGCGCGCTGCCGGCGGACCGTCCACCCTCGTCAAGGCCACCGGCAAGGCCGCGTTCTTCCTGTTCCTCTACCTAGAGGTCCTCGACGCGTCCTTCTCGTTCGACGGTGTCATCGGCGCCTTCGCCATCACCGCCGACCCGATCATCATCGCCCTGGGACTCGGCTTCATCGGTGCGATGTTCGTCCGTTCGATCACCGTCTACCTGGTGCGCCAGGGCACGCTGTCGGACTACCGCTACCTCGAGCACGGTGCGCACTGGGCCATCGGCGCCCTGTCGGTGATCCTGTTCATCTCGATCGAGTACCACATCAACGAGATCATCACGGGCCTCGTCGGGGTCGCCTTCATCGGCGCCGCCTTCCTCAGCAGCGTGGTCGCCAACCGTCGCGAGGAACGTTCCGACGGGGATTCCACGCCGAAGTCGGGTGGCGGAGAGTCTCCATCCGAGATGGCCACCGCGACCGACTGA
- a CDS encoding ferredoxin reductase, translating to MDLLKWSKQPAKDVEAARPQVNIVRGLIARATTPLLPDDYLHLLNPLWSARELRGRIVSVTKETADTATVEIETGWGFSHSYAPGQYVGIGLQVEGRWHWRSYSLTSIGESRRKRITVTVKANPDGFLSTHLVDGVQPGTVIRLASPQGDFTLPNPAPEKLLFITAGSGITPVISMLRGLRARGDHPDIVHVHSAPTRDDVIFLDELEELSASEHYVLDLQLTREMGKIDVADLGARVPDWRDRSAWACGPVAMLDQVETVWAHHGIEDNLHIERFAIARTDKGGEGGTVTFARSDKTAEIDGATTLLEAGEKLGVQMPFGCRMGICQTCVVPLSEGYVRDLRSGDEHREGDRVQTCISTVSGRCTLDL from the coding sequence GTGGATCTGCTCAAGTGGAGTAAACAGCCCGCGAAAGATGTCGAGGCGGCGAGACCGCAGGTCAACATCGTGCGCGGACTGATTGCTCGGGCGACGACCCCGCTGCTGCCCGATGACTATCTGCACCTGCTCAACCCGCTGTGGTCGGCGCGAGAGCTGCGTGGCCGGATCGTGTCGGTCACCAAGGAGACCGCCGACACCGCCACCGTGGAGATCGAGACCGGGTGGGGCTTCTCGCACAGCTACGCGCCGGGGCAGTACGTCGGCATCGGGCTGCAGGTCGAGGGCCGTTGGCACTGGCGCTCGTACTCGCTCACCTCGATCGGTGAGTCGCGACGCAAGCGCATCACCGTCACGGTCAAAGCCAATCCCGACGGGTTCCTCTCGACCCACCTCGTCGACGGGGTGCAGCCGGGCACCGTCATCCGACTGGCCTCGCCGCAGGGTGACTTCACCCTGCCGAACCCGGCCCCGGAGAAGCTGTTGTTCATCACCGCGGGCAGCGGCATCACGCCCGTCATCTCCATGCTGCGGGGACTACGCGCCCGCGGCGACCATCCCGACATCGTGCACGTGCACTCGGCGCCCACCCGCGACGACGTCATCTTCCTCGACGAGCTCGAGGAACTCAGTGCGTCCGAGCACTATGTCCTCGACCTGCAGCTGACCCGCGAGATGGGCAAGATCGACGTCGCCGATCTCGGCGCCCGGGTACCCGACTGGCGGGACCGCTCGGCGTGGGCGTGCGGGCCGGTGGCCATGCTCGACCAGGTCGAGACGGTGTGGGCGCACCACGGCATCGAGGACAACCTGCACATCGAGCGGTTCGCGATCGCGCGCACCGACAAAGGCGGTGAGGGCGGCACCGTGACGTTCGCGAGGTCGGACAAGACCGCCGAGATCGACGGGGCCACGACGCTGCTCGAAGCGGGCGAGAAACTGGGCGTCCAGATGCCGTTCGGGTGCCGTATGGGCATCTGCCAGACGTGCGTGGTGCCGTTGAGCGAGGGATACGTCCGAGACCTGCGCTCCGGCGACGAACACCGTGAGGGCGACCGCGTCCAGACCTGCATCAGCACCGTCTCGGGTCGATGCACACTGGACCTGTGA